In Pleurocapsa sp. PCC 7319, the following are encoded in one genomic region:
- a CDS encoding sodium:solute symporter family protein has product MNLELLFPYLTLAAYLLFTLWVGLIGYRSQKNTAEDYFLANRSLGAIILFFTLSATNFSAFTFLGFAGSGYRIGISYYPMMAWGTGFAALTFYFIGDRVWRLGKQKGFITPAELIADRFQSEPLKLIFLAVMVIFTLPYLTLQPIGAGYLLENLTDGQVPYFIGATFVTLAIVFYVCIGGMKSVALTDVFQGALMFVLMIVAFMAIAQGLGGISEANQAVYDLKPELFSRQGADNFFTQKKWFSYVCLWTFTLPMFPQMFMRFYTPKTTDSLKVATIFYPIITIILFICPVSIGMWGHLAFPELAGKAADEIFPLMLGEYTSKWLASLVMVGALSAFMSTLDSQLLALSSMMTRDVYTVYFRPQASLSEQTLVGRLFIIILALIGLSLAYQPPESILALATEAFTGLSVLFPTVIAALYFKNVSSLSCMLSIIFGEGILIGLQTGVIPSSFTLGFLPVIPIVAISSLIIILGTLLFPKSMHH; this is encoded by the coding sequence ATGAATTTAGAATTGCTATTTCCCTATCTAACTCTGGCTGCCTACTTATTATTTACACTTTGGGTAGGACTAATTGGTTATAGAAGTCAAAAAAATACAGCAGAAGATTATTTTTTGGCTAATCGCAGCCTGGGGGCAATTATTCTCTTTTTTACCTTGAGTGCTACTAATTTTAGTGCTTTTACTTTTCTGGGATTTGCTGGTTCGGGTTATCGCATCGGCATTAGTTACTATCCCATGATGGCTTGGGGAACTGGATTTGCCGCTTTGACTTTTTATTTTATTGGCGATCGCGTTTGGCGATTAGGAAAACAAAAAGGTTTCATTACCCCCGCCGAATTAATTGCAGATCGTTTCCAAAGCGAACCCCTAAAATTGATTTTTTTGGCGGTGATGGTTATTTTTACCCTGCCCTATTTAACCCTACAGCCCATTGGTGCAGGATATCTACTCGAAAATTTGACTGATGGACAAGTTCCCTATTTTATTGGGGCAACCTTCGTTACCTTGGCGATAGTTTTCTATGTCTGCATTGGCGGAATGAAGAGTGTAGCCTTAACTGATGTTTTTCAAGGCGCTCTCATGTTTGTCTTGATGATTGTCGCTTTTATGGCGATCGCTCAGGGACTGGGAGGAATTAGCGAAGCGAATCAGGCTGTGTATGATCTAAAACCAGAACTATTTAGTCGACAGGGTGCTGATAATTTCTTCACTCAGAAAAAGTGGTTTAGTTACGTATGTCTGTGGACATTTACGTTACCAATGTTCCCTCAGATGTTTATGCGTTTTTATACTCCTAAAACTACCGATTCACTTAAGGTAGCGACAATTTTTTATCCTATAATTACAATCATTTTATTTATTTGCCCAGTTTCAATAGGTATGTGGGGACATCTTGCTTTTCCTGAACTAGCAGGCAAAGCAGCTGATGAAATTTTCCCTTTAATGCTGGGTGAATACACTTCTAAATGGTTAGCATCTTTAGTGATGGTAGGCGCATTATCAGCCTTTATGTCTACCTTAGATTCCCAACTATTAGCCTTAAGTTCGATGATGACTCGGGATGTTTATACAGTCTATTTTAGACCACAGGCTTCTTTATCAGAACAAACATTAGTGGGCAGATTGTTCATCATTATTCTGGCGCTCATCGGATTAAGCTTAGCTTATCAGCCACCTGAATCTATACTGGCTCTGGCTACCGAAGCATTTACTGGATTATCGGTATTGTTCCCGACAGTAATTGCTGCTTTATATTTCAAAAATGTCTCATCTCTCAGTTGTATGCTGTCAATTATCTTTGGAGAGGGAATTTTGATTGGCTTGCAAACTGGTGTCATTCCCTCTAGCTTTACTTTGGGGTTTCTACCTGTAATTCCTATTGTTGCAATTTCATCGCTGATTATTATTCTGGGAACATTGCTCTTTCCTAAATCAATGCACCATTGA
- a CDS encoding efflux RND transporter periplasmic adaptor subunit, translated as MIDEPSKPIQWTQEEESTPATPQVKNKKKKKYLPRQLPYILGGLGILVMLILAFRPTPIAVDVAEVKRDNVQVTVDEEGETRIHKRYVVSAPVAGRLARINLDEGDRVTQGEIIAQIDPLPLESDIQAAQARLRQWQAEKAGVETQRPKPEALSQAQARIKAAVAKQREVAAKVERARASLEQAKRDRQRNQNLYADGAISRQAKERAELEEVTKIRALEVEERLADSAVAEVNAAQEALSILRAEQKDPDYLLDVYDARIASIEAELAKLTDDARRTNITSPIDGYVFRVNLESAKYVEAGDQLLELGNPQDLEIVVDLLSSDAVKVKPGATMYLEHWGGQSTLQAKVRYVEPSAFTKVSALGVEEQRVNVIADFVDTEIPLGDRYRVETRTVVWSGEDVLVVPLSALFRCEPGNNRNPSNIWCTFVVENNQAQKRRIEVSQRSNFEAVIKNGLQAQEKVILHPTEQIQSGAKVKTL; from the coding sequence ATGATCGATGAACCGTCCAAGCCAATTCAATGGACTCAAGAAGAAGAAAGCACCCCAGCAACTCCTCAAGTTAAAAACAAGAAGAAGAAGAAATATTTGCCTCGGCAGTTACCTTACATTTTGGGAGGATTGGGTATCTTGGTAATGTTGATCTTGGCATTTCGTCCTACTCCAATTGCTGTAGATGTAGCTGAGGTAAAACGAGATAATGTCCAGGTAACTGTAGACGAAGAAGGTGAAACTCGCATTCACAAACGTTATGTGGTTTCTGCTCCTGTGGCGGGAAGATTAGCTCGGATTAATTTAGATGAAGGCGACCGCGTTACTCAAGGGGAAATCATTGCTCAAATCGATCCATTACCCCTAGAGTCTGATATCCAGGCAGCTCAGGCTAGATTGCGTCAGTGGCAAGCGGAAAAAGCAGGGGTAGAAACCCAGCGTCCTAAACCAGAAGCATTATCTCAAGCTCAAGCGAGAATCAAAGCAGCAGTAGCTAAACAAAGAGAAGTAGCAGCTAAGGTAGAACGGGCTAGAGCATCATTAGAACAGGCAAAGCGCGATCGCCAGCGCAATCAAAATTTATACGCTGACGGAGCTATTTCTCGTCAAGCCAAAGAACGAGCAGAGCTAGAAGAAGTTACCAAAATTAGAGCCTTAGAAGTAGAAGAAAGATTAGCTGATAGTGCAGTAGCAGAAGTGAATGCTGCCCAAGAAGCTCTCTCTATTCTCCGAGCAGAACAAAAAGACCCAGATTATCTATTAGATGTTTATGATGCTCGTATTGCCAGCATTGAGGCAGAATTAGCCAAACTAACTGATGATGCTCGGCGAACTAATATTACTTCGCCGATTGATGGATATGTATTCCGAGTTAATCTAGAAAGTGCTAAATATGTAGAAGCAGGAGATCAACTCCTAGAACTAGGAAATCCCCAAGACTTAGAAATCGTCGTCGATTTACTGTCTTCCGATGCGGTGAAAGTTAAACCTGGTGCGACGATGTATCTTGAACACTGGGGCGGTCAATCAACTCTTCAAGCAAAAGTTCGTTATGTAGAACCTTCTGCATTTACTAAAGTATCTGCATTGGGAGTAGAAGAACAACGAGTCAATGTCATTGCCGATTTTGTCGATACAGAAATACCTTTAGGCGATCGCTATCGAGTCGAAACCAGAACGGTGGTTTGGTCGGGGGAAGATGTCTTGGTTGTTCCTTTGAGTGCTTTATTTCGCTGTGAACCAGGTAATAATCGCAACCCCTCTAATATATGGTGTACTTTTGTGGTGGAAAATAACCAAGCCCAAAAGCGTCGGATTGAAGTAAGTCAACGTAGTAATTTTGAGGCAGTAATTAAAAATGGATTACAAGCCCAAGAAAAAGTCATTCTTCATCCTACGGAACAGATTCAATCAGGAGCAAAAGTTAAAACCCTCTAG
- a CDS encoding dihydrolipoamide acetyltransferase family protein: MIHDIFMPALSSTMTEGKIVEWTKSPGEKVEKGETVLVVESDKADMDVESFNEGYLAVILVEAGQEAPVGSAIALIAETEAEIEEAKKQASSHQGGSSDPVEAPPAAVTAPAKVATASTTTTATGNSSNGSGRIVASPRAKKLAKKFSVDLKTLKGSGPYGRITAADVEQASGKAVTAPAAKPMTAPIAAPAPSITPIPVAAPASVTPGETVPLNTLQKAVVQNMVASLQVPTYHVAYTITTDALDKLYKQIKPKGVTMTALLAKAIAVTLKQHPVVNASYSQDAISYNSEINIAVAVAMPDGGLITPVLRNADQMDIYSLSRTWKDLVNRSRAKQLKPEEYSTGTFTLSNLGMFGVDTFDAILPTGQGSILAVGGSKPQLVADDSGMMGVKRQMKVNITCDHRIIYGAQAAAFLKDLATLVETNAQSLTL; the protein is encoded by the coding sequence ATGATTCACGATATATTTATGCCTGCTCTCAGTTCCACCATGACCGAAGGGAAAATTGTTGAGTGGACTAAATCCCCTGGAGAAAAAGTAGAAAAAGGGGAAACGGTCTTAGTAGTAGAGTCGGATAAAGCCGACATGGACGTAGAATCTTTTAATGAGGGTTATCTAGCCGTTATCTTGGTGGAAGCAGGTCAAGAAGCACCCGTAGGTAGTGCGATCGCTCTAATAGCCGAAACTGAAGCAGAAATTGAAGAAGCCAAAAAACAAGCCTCCTCCCATCAGGGAGGTTCCAGCGACCCTGTAGAAGCACCTCCCGCTGCAGTTACTGCTCCTGCTAAAGTAGCTACTGCTAGTACTACTACAACTGCTACAGGTAATAGTAGTAATGGTTCTGGCAGGATTGTGGCGTCTCCGAGAGCGAAGAAGCTGGCGAAAAAGTTTAGTGTAGACTTAAAAACTCTCAAAGGAAGCGGTCCTTATGGAAGGATTACGGCAGCCGATGTGGAACAAGCTTCAGGAAAAGCTGTAACTGCCCCAGCTGCTAAACCTATGACTGCACCAATAGCTGCACCAGCACCTAGCATTACTCCTATTCCTGTGGCTGCACCAGCCAGTGTGACTCCTGGTGAAACTGTACCTCTCAATACTTTACAAAAAGCAGTGGTACAAAATATGGTAGCAAGCCTACAAGTGCCTACCTATCATGTTGCTTACACTATTACAACCGATGCTCTAGATAAGCTTTATAAACAAATTAAGCCTAAGGGTGTTACCATGACGGCGTTGTTGGCTAAAGCGATCGCTGTAACCCTTAAACAACACCCTGTAGTTAATGCTAGCTATAGTCAGGATGCCATTAGTTACAATTCTGAAATCAATATAGCTGTGGCAGTAGCTATGCCCGATGGTGGTTTAATCACTCCAGTATTGCGTAATGCAGATCAGATGGATATTTACTCCTTATCTCGAACTTGGAAAGATCTCGTAAACCGTTCTAGAGCCAAACAACTCAAGCCGGAGGAATACAGCACTGGCACATTTACTCTTTCTAATTTGGGAATGTTTGGGGTCGATACCTTTGATGCCATTCTGCCCACAGGACAAGGATCAATCTTAGCCGTTGGTGGTTCCAAACCCCAATTAGTCGCTGATGATTCAGGCATGATGGGTGTTAAACGCCAGATGAAGGTAAACATCACCTGCGATCATCGTATTATTTACGGTGCACAAGCAGCAGCTTTCTTGAAAGATTTGGCTACTTTAGTTGAGACTAATGCTCAATCTTTGACGCTTTAA
- a CDS encoding energy transducer TonB → MSNSYNRQQQERNDLILGLLLSLFIHGAIALVLSRFKAKELVSVEEEKLLTPITIVELDKKPNLKASSSTSSPNLSSRSTQDSQVVAPKAPSEASTLQTTAINPPPEVKPSPTPSESPVKPPTTPKTITETSQTKSPTTATKPDSSLLTKNKTPVTSPTPVKLDGNSDRPTAEPKIEPTENNKPLENDNLAKKQRISALDKPVKPPASPLKKPIAKKRSPNNSERNLETSALSNPSNSPQTNSTDRSQTNAANNTANESPAPLSIACEDNCQPEYPDVLDGSEGTAGIQLTIDRGGQVIDAEIAVSSGNFLVDNEALEAAKQMEFSKIDRDRAIVQINLSFAVPDLDEW, encoded by the coding sequence ATGTCTAATTCTTATAACAGACAGCAACAAGAGAGAAATGATCTAATATTAGGCTTGTTGCTTTCTTTATTTATACATGGAGCGATCGCCTTAGTTTTATCTCGCTTCAAAGCCAAAGAGTTAGTGTCTGTAGAGGAAGAAAAACTGCTGACTCCTATAACCATTGTCGAACTAGATAAAAAGCCAAATCTAAAAGCATCTTCAAGTACGTCTTCGCCAAATCTCTCCTCTAGATCGACTCAAGATTCTCAAGTTGTTGCACCAAAAGCACCTTCAGAGGCATCCACATTGCAAACAACCGCTATCAATCCTCCACCCGAAGTCAAACCATCACCGACACCGTCAGAATCTCCAGTCAAACCTCCCACAACGCCGAAGACTATAACCGAAACATCGCAAACCAAATCTCCTACAACTGCTACAAAACCTGATTCATCCCTATTAACTAAGAATAAAACTCCAGTTACATCGCCGACTCCAGTAAAGCTAGATGGTAATAGCGATCGCCCGACTGCCGAACCAAAAATAGAACCAACTGAAAATAATAAACCCCTAGAGAATGATAATTTAGCTAAGAAACAACGTATTTCCGCCCTCGATAAACCAGTAAAACCTCCAGCATCCCCATTAAAAAAACCAATAGCCAAAAAGCGATCGCCTAACAACTCAGAACGCAATTTAGAAACTTCGGCATTGAGTAATCCCAGCAATTCTCCTCAAACCAACAGTACGGATCGTAGCCAGACTAATGCTGCTAACAATACCGCTAATGAATCCCCAGCACCTTTATCTATTGCCTGTGAAGACAACTGCCAACCAGAATATCCCGATGTTTTAGATGGCTCAGAAGGTACGGCAGGAATTCAACTGACAATTGATCGTGGTGGTCAAGTTATTGATGCTGAGATTGCCGTTTCTAGCGGTAATTTTCTCGTAGATAACGAAGCTTTAGAAGCTGCCAAACAAATGGAGTTTAGTAAAATCGACCGCGATCGCGCCATAGTCCAAATTAATCTTAGTTTTGCCGTTCCTGATTTGGATGAATGGTGA
- a CDS encoding phosphoketolase, whose protein sequence is MVQALSTQANPFSNFLSPEEISKIDAYWRACNYLAVGMIYLRDNPLLKEPLTPKHIKQRLLGHWGSSPALSFTYIHLNRLIKKYDLNAIFLAGPGHGAPGVLAPVYLEGTYSEIYPEKSEDEGGMQKFFKQFSFPGYIGSHCTPETPGSIHEGGELGYSVSHAYGAVYDHPDLIAACVVGDGEAETGPLATAWHSNKFLNPIRDGAVLPILNLNGYKIANPTILSRISPEELDNLFKGYGYTPYVVEGSDPEQMHQKMAATMEECITKIHEIQSEARSQNKAFRPRWPMIILRTPKGWTGPSEVDGHKVEGFWRSHQVPMGGMHSNPEHVRLLAEWMKSYKPEELFDDNGTLISELKELAPVGIKRMSANPIANGGLLRKDLKLPEFVDYAVEIDKPGTVEVENTRVLGKFLRDVMKNNMTNFRVFGPDETASNRLQDIYEVTKKTWMADYLPEDEDGSQLSPDGRVMEMLSEHTLEGWLETYLLTGRHGFFHTYEAFVHVIDSMFNQHAKWLDICKKHVPWRASVSSLNLMLSSLVWRQDHNGFSHQDPGFVDLVTNKSADVTRIYFPPDANCLLSVADHCLRSKDYINVIVSDKQKHLQYLTVDEAIKHCTKGIGIWEWASNDDCGKAADEPDVVMACCGDIPTMESLAATAILREEFPELKVRFINVVDLYRLQSEKEHSHGLSNKEFDILFTPDKPIIFNFHGYPWLIHKLAYRRTNQERIHVRGYKEEGNINTPLELAILNQIDRFNLVIDVIDRVEKLGSKAVYVRERMRNEILDNLTYAHEQGIDKPEVVNWKWPY, encoded by the coding sequence ATGGTTCAAGCTTTATCTACTCAAGCAAATCCTTTCAGTAATTTTTTGAGTCCCGAAGAAATAAGTAAAATAGACGCTTACTGGCGAGCTTGCAATTATCTGGCAGTCGGTATGATTTATCTACGAGATAATCCTCTACTAAAAGAACCTTTAACCCCCAAACACATCAAGCAAAGACTATTAGGTCATTGGGGTTCTTCTCCCGCCCTCAGCTTTACCTATATCCATCTCAATCGTTTAATCAAAAAATACGATTTGAACGCTATATTTCTTGCAGGACCAGGGCATGGCGCACCTGGGGTATTAGCGCCAGTTTATTTAGAAGGGACTTATTCAGAAATCTATCCCGAAAAGAGTGAAGATGAAGGAGGAATGCAGAAGTTCTTCAAACAATTTTCTTTCCCTGGCTATATTGGCAGTCATTGCACCCCAGAAACTCCAGGTTCAATCCACGAAGGCGGGGAACTAGGCTATAGTGTTTCCCACGCTTATGGGGCAGTTTACGACCATCCCGACTTGATTGCCGCTTGTGTTGTGGGGGATGGGGAAGCAGAAACAGGTCCTTTGGCAACTGCTTGGCATTCCAATAAATTCCTTAATCCCATTCGTGATGGGGCAGTATTGCCAATTTTAAATCTTAATGGCTATAAAATTGCTAACCCTACTATCCTCTCTCGTATTAGTCCCGAAGAATTAGACAATTTATTTAAGGGCTATGGCTATACCCCCTACGTAGTCGAGGGATCGGATCCCGAGCAAATGCACCAAAAAATGGCAGCGACGATGGAAGAGTGCATCACTAAAATTCACGAAATTCAGTCAGAAGCCCGTAGCCAGAATAAAGCTTTTCGTCCTCGTTGGCCAATGATTATCCTGCGTACTCCTAAAGGTTGGACTGGCCCATCTGAAGTAGATGGTCATAAAGTAGAAGGATTCTGGCGATCGCACCAAGTTCCTATGGGAGGAATGCACTCGAATCCCGAACACGTCCGACTTCTCGCAGAATGGATGAAGAGCTATAAACCTGAGGAATTGTTTGACGACAATGGGACTTTGATCTCCGAACTTAAAGAGTTAGCACCGGTAGGAATTAAGCGTATGAGTGCTAATCCCATAGCCAACGGTGGTTTGTTACGTAAAGATTTAAAATTGCCTGAATTTGTCGACTATGCAGTGGAGATCGATAAACCAGGCACGGTAGAAGTAGAAAATACCAGAGTCTTGGGTAAATTTTTACGGGATGTCATGAAGAATAACATGACTAACTTCCGTGTATTTGGTCCCGATGAAACAGCTTCTAACCGCTTGCAAGATATCTACGAAGTGACCAAGAAAACTTGGATGGCTGATTACTTACCCGAAGATGAGGATGGTAGTCAGTTGTCTCCCGATGGCAGAGTGATGGAGATGTTGAGTGAGCATACCCTAGAAGGTTGGCTAGAAACATACTTGCTTACAGGCAGACATGGCTTTTTCCACACTTATGAAGCTTTTGTTCATGTCATCGACTCTATGTTTAACCAACACGCCAAATGGTTAGATATCTGCAAAAAACACGTTCCTTGGCGGGCATCGGTTTCCTCACTCAATTTAATGCTATCTTCTTTAGTCTGGCGACAAGATCATAATGGCTTTTCTCACCAAGATCCAGGTTTTGTAGATTTAGTCACCAATAAAAGCGCGGATGTAACTCGAATTTATTTTCCCCCCGATGCCAATTGTTTACTCTCAGTAGCCGATCATTGTTTACGGAGCAAAGATTACATCAACGTCATTGTTTCTGATAAACAGAAACATCTACAATACTTGACAGTGGATGAGGCAATTAAACATTGCACCAAAGGTATTGGAATCTGGGAGTGGGCAAGTAATGATGACTGCGGGAAAGCAGCGGATGAGCCTGATGTCGTGATGGCTTGCTGTGGAGATATTCCGACAATGGAATCTTTGGCAGCTACCGCCATTTTACGGGAAGAATTTCCCGAACTAAAAGTTCGTTTTATTAATGTAGTCGATTTATACAGACTACAAAGCGAAAAAGAACATTCTCACGGTTTATCTAACAAAGAATTTGATATTCTTTTTACTCCTGATAAACCTATTATCTTTAATTTCCATGGCTATCCATGGCTAATTCATAAATTAGCTTATCGCCGTACTAATCAAGAACGGATTCATGTTCGGGGTTACAAGGAAGAAGGTAATATCAATACTCCCTTAGAGTTGGCGATTCTCAATCAAATAGATCGCTTTAACTTAGTCATTGATGTAATTGATCGAGTTGAGAAACTAGGTTCTAAAGCTGTCTATGTCAGAGAGCGGATGAGAAATGAAATTCTTGATAATCTAACATACGCTCACGAACAGGGGATAGATAAACCTGAAGTAGTTAACTGGAAATGGCCATATTAA
- a CDS encoding FAD-dependent hydroxylase has product MLAKQQPKVIQTDSLNLDCDLVIVGGGIVGATLAAALKGTSLKVIIIEARPLQEAAAKTQAYAFSPLSSRIYQGIGIWKQIFPHIGKYSNISLSDADFPQTVKFETKDLPGEHLGYVAQHHVVLTTLQNYLADCPNISWLCPGEVVDVATDEYFSTVEVKVNGEQRLIKTKLVVGADGARSHIRSLAGIKTRGWKYWQSCVAFTIKHTAPQNNTAFERFWPSGPMGVLPLPGNRCQIVWTHPHAEAKALAESDEKAFLAKLTTYTGGVLGDLELVSDRLVFPVQLMQCDRYIKPRLALVGDAAHCCHPVGGQGLNLGIRDAASLAQVLQAAQQKGQDIGKIKILKRYEGWRKLENLTILGFTDLLDRIFSNSWLPVVALRRLGLWGMNNLRPLKIFALKLMTGLLGKTPKLAQR; this is encoded by the coding sequence ATGTTAGCCAAACAACAACCCAAAGTTATTCAAACAGATTCTTTAAACCTTGATTGTGATTTAGTAATTGTCGGTGGTGGCATTGTTGGTGCAACCCTAGCAGCCGCCCTAAAAGGTACTAGCTTAAAGGTAATTATTATCGAAGCTCGACCTTTACAAGAAGCAGCAGCAAAAACTCAAGCCTATGCCTTTTCTCCTCTATCGAGTCGTATTTACCAAGGCATTGGTATTTGGAAACAAATATTTCCTCACATCGGGAAATATAGCAATATTAGTTTGTCTGATGCCGATTTTCCTCAGACAGTCAAGTTTGAAACTAAGGATTTGCCAGGAGAGCATTTGGGTTATGTTGCTCAACACCATGTGGTTTTAACCACTCTACAAAACTATTTAGCAGACTGCCCTAACATTTCCTGGCTATGTCCTGGAGAAGTAGTTGACGTGGCAACAGATGAATATTTTTCTACCGTAGAAGTTAAGGTCAATGGAGAACAGCGTTTAATTAAAACCAAGCTAGTAGTAGGTGCCGATGGAGCGCGATCGCACATTCGTAGTTTGGCAGGGATTAAAACTCGCGGTTGGAAATATTGGCAATCTTGTGTTGCTTTTACGATCAAACATACAGCTCCTCAAAACAATACCGCTTTTGAGCGTTTTTGGCCTAGTGGTCCTATGGGGGTCTTGCCCTTACCTGGAAATCGCTGTCAGATCGTTTGGACACATCCTCATGCTGAAGCAAAAGCTTTGGCTGAGTCAGATGAGAAGGCTTTTTTGGCTAAACTTACAACCTATACTGGAGGCGTTTTAGGAGATTTAGAACTCGTTAGCGATCGCCTCGTTTTTCCAGTACAGCTCATGCAGTGCGATCGCTATATTAAACCTCGCTTAGCTTTAGTGGGTGATGCTGCCCACTGTTGTCATCCCGTTGGTGGACAGGGCTTAAACTTAGGTATTCGTGATGCTGCGAGTTTAGCGCAGGTATTACAAGCTGCTCAGCAAAAAGGACAAGATATTGGCAAGATTAAGATTCTTAAACGCTATGAGGGTTGGCGTAAGCTAGAAAATCTTACTATCTTAGGCTTTACTGACTTACTAGATCGGATATTTTCTAATAGTTGGTTGCCAGTAGTAGCACTACGTCGTCTGGGATTGTGGGGCATGAATAATTTGAGACCACTGAAAATTTTTGCTTTGAAGTTAATGACTGGTTTATTGGGCAAAACTCCCAAGTTGGCTCAACGCTAA